The Medicago truncatula cultivar Jemalong A17 chromosome 4, MtrunA17r5.0-ANR, whole genome shotgun sequence genome includes a region encoding these proteins:
- the LOC11433395 gene encoding peptidyl-prolyl cis-trans isomerase FKBP43 isoform X3 has protein sequence MAFWGVEIKPGKPFTHTYDSSKGRLHISMATLGHGTAITKSVLQCNVGNRSPVYLCSLYPGNTESLQLNLELEEDGNVILSVLGPRSIHLCGYYLARGRYGNTMDESESYGEDIANTETEKSDRSDEDDYDDSFINDDGDLAVFSASPISHEEDAEEASSDSGRKSAKGSRRRLRKKYQLVESDDDGGLGKKIFNDFQEIDDEDSLPISSLCKKNKSFVRVLDQEMEDCFDKEAIDAGKKDSEDHENSIIETKLKTDNAFTESQIHSREAEPSDQLAVPSTVPDVGDNKKSKKKKKGKEKETSTELDNAAQDEPKMNTAQDLLDQEMHDNIDKETVDAGKKDGEDHENSATETNLATDNAVADSQTYSREAGPSDHLVDPCTVPDVGDIKKSKKKKKGKEKETKSSSNGDSTELDNAEQDEPKMNMAQDLLDQEIVDNVDKEAVDDGKKDGEDRENITIETKLKTDNVVADIQTHSREAEPSDQLAVPSTVPDVGDMKKSKKKKKGKEKETKSSSNEHSTDLDNAAQDEPKMNMDEDLLTGNEQNQQQPDDKKAETTDKTLPSSQVGQGQDEKPKRKRKERSKEKTLFAADDACISNVVNLPQGNEHSNQDTVNGDVKISDSVALPSSETDSQKKTKRRKKEQINKASHTEGDNGNGEGIIQDYKADKETAESDGLTDKFSEKKEQHPKLTIENSVDNGAQDNPDGNQSEDKKVKKKKKKSKSQGSEVVNSDVPVSAEQSSEMMKEDGNNVEDTKPSQVRTLSNGLVIQELETGKENGKIAAIGKKISINYTGKLKENGVVVESNAGEAPFKFRLGKGEVIEGWDIGLEGMRVGEKRRLVVPPSMTSKKDGESENIPPNSWLVYDFELVKVH, from the exons ATGGCTTTTTGGG GTGTTGAAATCAAACCTGGAAAACCTTTCACTCACACTTATGATTCTTCCAAAGGTCGCCTCCACATTTCAATG GCCACTTTGGGACATGGCACTGCAATTACGAAAAGCGTACTGCAATGTAATGTGGGAAACAGAAGTCCTGTTTATCTGTGCTCTCTTTATCCTGGAAACACTGAGTCCTTGCAATTGAATTTGGAGCTTGAGGAAGATGGTAATGTTATTCTTTCCGTCCTTGGCCCTCGGAGTATTCATCTCTGCGGTTATTATCTTGCCCGTGGCCGCTATGGCAATACTATGGATGAATC GGAATCATATGGAGAAGATATAGCCAATACAGAAACAGAGAAGTCTGATCGCAGTGATGAAGACGACTACGATGATAGTTTTATTAACGATGACGGTGATCTAGCTGTTTTCTCAGCATCTCCTATTTCCCATGAAG AGGATGCAGAGGAAGCATCTTCTGATAGCGGACGAAAAAGTGCGAAAGGCAGCAGAAGACGGCTGAGGAAGAAGTACCAGTTGGTAGAGTCGGATGATGATGGCGGTCTTGGAAAGAAAATTTTCAATGATTTTCAGgaaattgatgatgaagataGTCTACCAATTTCTTCTCTTTGCAAGAAGAATAAATCCTTTGTAAGGGTCTTGGATCAGGAAATGGAAGATTGTTTTGACAAAGAAGCAATTGATGCTGGCAAAAAAGACAGTGAAGACCATGAGAACAGTATTATTGAAACAAAACTGAAAACTGACAATGCTTTCACTGAGAGTCAGATTCATAG CAGGGAAGCTGAACCTTCAGATCAGTTGGCAGTTCCTTCCACTGTTCCGGATGTTGGGGAtaataaaaagtcaaaaaagaaaaagaagggaaaggaaaaagaaaccTCCACTGAACTAGATAATGCTGCACAAGATGAGCCAAAAATGAACACGGCCCAGGATCTCTTGGATCAGGAAATGCATGATAATATTGACAAAGAAACAGTTGATGCTGGCAAAAAAGACGGCGAAGACCATGAAAATAGTGCTACTGAAACAAATTTGGCAACTGACAATGCTGTTGCAGATAGTCAGACTTACAG CAGGGAAGCTGGACCTTCTGATCACTTGGTTGATCCTTGCACTGTTCCGGATGTTGGAGAtattaaaaagtcaaaaaagaaaaagaagggaaaggaaaaagaaaccAAGAGTTCTAGTAATGGCGATTCCACCGAACTAGATAATGCTGAGCAAGATGAGCCAAAAATGAACATGGCCCAGGATCTCTTGGATCAGGAAATAGTTGATAATGTTGACAAAGAAGCAGTTGATGATGGCAAAAAAGACGGTGAAGACCGTGAGAATATTACtattgaaacaaaattgaaaactgACAATGTTGTCGCAGATATTCAAACTCATAG CAGGGAAGCTGAACCTTCAGACCAGTTGGCAGTTCCTTCCACTGTTCCGGATGTTGGGGATATGAAaaagtcaaaaaagaaaaagaagggaaaggaaaaagaaaccAAGAGTTCTAGTAATGAACATTCCACCGATCTAGATAATGCTGCACAAGATGAGCCAAAAATGAACATGGACGAGGATCTTCTGACAGGAAATGAACAGAACCAGCAGCAACCTGATGATAA GAAAGCTGAAACCACGGATAAAACACTACCTTCTTCACAGGTTGGTCAAGGACAGGATGAAAAAccaaagagaaaaaggaaggagCGGTCAAAGGAGAAGACACTTTTTGCTGCTGATGATGCTTGTATTAGCAATGTTGTTAACCTGCCTCAGGGAAATGAACACAGTAATCAGGACACAGTTAATGG GGATGTTAAGATTTCAGACAGTGTTGCATTGCCTTCGTCTGAAACAGATtctcaaaagaaaacaaagaggagaaagaaagaacaaataaaCAAAGCTTCACATACTGAAGGTGACAATGGAAATGGAGAAGGTATCATTCAAGATTACAAAGCCGACAAAGAGACAGCAGAATCCGATGGTCTGACTGATAAGTTTTCTGAAAAGAAAGAGCAACATCCGAAGCTAACAATTGAAAA TAGTGTGGACAACGGTGCTCAAGACAATCCTGATGGAAATCAATCCGAAGATAAGAAAgttaagaaaaagaagaagaaaagtaaaAGTCAGGGCAGTGAAGTCGTAAATTCTGATGTGCCTGTATCGGCTGAACAAAGTAGCGAGATGATGAAAGAGGATGGAAATAATGTGGAGGATACAAAGCCTTCCCAAGTTAGAACATTGTCAAATGGACTAGTTATTCAAGAGCTTGAGACAGGGAAAGAAAATGGGAAAATTGCTGCTATAGGGAAAAAG ATCAGCATCAATTACACTGGCaagttgaaggaaaatgggGTGGTGGTTGAATCTAATGCTGGCGAAGCTCCTTTCAAATTTCGCCTTG GTAAAGGAGAAGTTATTGAGGGTTGGGATATTGGTCTTGAAG GCATGCGAGTTGGAGAAAAGAGAAGACTTGTTGTTCCACCATCAATGAC GTCTAAGAAGGATGGTGAAAGTGAAAACATACCACCAAATTCATGGTTGGTTTATGACTTCGAACTTGTTAAAGTTCATTGA
- the LOC11433395 gene encoding peptidyl-prolyl cis-trans isomerase FKBP43 isoform X4, translating to MAFWGVEIKPGKPFTHTYDSSKGRLHISMATLGHGTAITKSVLQCNVGNRSPVYLCSLYPGNTESLQLNLELEEDGNVILSVLGPRSIHLCGYYLARGRYGNTMDESESYGEDIANTETEKSDRSDEDDYDDSFINDDGDLAVFSASPISHEEDAEEASSDSGRKSAKGSRRRLRKKYQLVESDDDGGLGKKIFNDFQEIDDEDSLPISSLCKKNKSFVRVLDQEMEDCFDKEAIDAGKKDSEDHENSIIETKLKTDNAFTESQIHREAEPSDQLAVPSTVPDVGDNKKSKKKKKGKEKETSTELDNAAQDEPKMNTAQDLLDQEMHDNIDKETVDAGKKDGEDHENSATETNLATDNAVADSQTYSREAGPSDHLVDPCTVPDVGDIKKSKKKKKGKEKETKSSSNGDSTELDNAEQDEPKMNMAQDLLDQEIVDNVDKEAVDDGKKDGEDRENITIETKLKTDNVVADIQTHSREAEPSDQLAVPSTVPDVGDMKKSKKKKKGKEKETKSSSNEHSTDLDNAAQDEPKMNMDEDLLTGNEQNQQQPDDKKAETTDKTLPSSQVGQGQDEKPKRKRKERSKEKTLFAADDACISNVVNLPQGNEHSNQDTVNGRDVKISDSVALPSSETDSQKKTKRRKKEQINKASHTEGDNGNGEGIIQDYKADKETAESDGLTDKFSEKKEQHPKLTIENSVDNGAQDNPDGNQSEDKKVKKKKKKSKSQGSEVVNSDVPVSAEQSSEMMKEDGNNVEDTKPSQVRTLSNGLVIQELETGKENGKIAAIGKKISINYTGKLKENGVVVESNAGEAPFKFRLGKGEVIEGWDIGLEGMRVGEKRRLVVPPSMTSKKDGESENIPPNSWLVYDFELVKVH from the exons ATGGCTTTTTGGG GTGTTGAAATCAAACCTGGAAAACCTTTCACTCACACTTATGATTCTTCCAAAGGTCGCCTCCACATTTCAATG GCCACTTTGGGACATGGCACTGCAATTACGAAAAGCGTACTGCAATGTAATGTGGGAAACAGAAGTCCTGTTTATCTGTGCTCTCTTTATCCTGGAAACACTGAGTCCTTGCAATTGAATTTGGAGCTTGAGGAAGATGGTAATGTTATTCTTTCCGTCCTTGGCCCTCGGAGTATTCATCTCTGCGGTTATTATCTTGCCCGTGGCCGCTATGGCAATACTATGGATGAATC GGAATCATATGGAGAAGATATAGCCAATACAGAAACAGAGAAGTCTGATCGCAGTGATGAAGACGACTACGATGATAGTTTTATTAACGATGACGGTGATCTAGCTGTTTTCTCAGCATCTCCTATTTCCCATGAAG AGGATGCAGAGGAAGCATCTTCTGATAGCGGACGAAAAAGTGCGAAAGGCAGCAGAAGACGGCTGAGGAAGAAGTACCAGTTGGTAGAGTCGGATGATGATGGCGGTCTTGGAAAGAAAATTTTCAATGATTTTCAGgaaattgatgatgaagataGTCTACCAATTTCTTCTCTTTGCAAGAAGAATAAATCCTTTGTAAGGGTCTTGGATCAGGAAATGGAAGATTGTTTTGACAAAGAAGCAATTGATGCTGGCAAAAAAGACAGTGAAGACCATGAGAACAGTATTATTGAAACAAAACTGAAAACTGACAATGCTTTCACTGAGAGTCAGATTCATAG GGAAGCTGAACCTTCAGATCAGTTGGCAGTTCCTTCCACTGTTCCGGATGTTGGGGAtaataaaaagtcaaaaaagaaaaagaagggaaaggaaaaagaaaccTCCACTGAACTAGATAATGCTGCACAAGATGAGCCAAAAATGAACACGGCCCAGGATCTCTTGGATCAGGAAATGCATGATAATATTGACAAAGAAACAGTTGATGCTGGCAAAAAAGACGGCGAAGACCATGAAAATAGTGCTACTGAAACAAATTTGGCAACTGACAATGCTGTTGCAGATAGTCAGACTTACAG CAGGGAAGCTGGACCTTCTGATCACTTGGTTGATCCTTGCACTGTTCCGGATGTTGGAGAtattaaaaagtcaaaaaagaaaaagaagggaaaggaaaaagaaaccAAGAGTTCTAGTAATGGCGATTCCACCGAACTAGATAATGCTGAGCAAGATGAGCCAAAAATGAACATGGCCCAGGATCTCTTGGATCAGGAAATAGTTGATAATGTTGACAAAGAAGCAGTTGATGATGGCAAAAAAGACGGTGAAGACCGTGAGAATATTACtattgaaacaaaattgaaaactgACAATGTTGTCGCAGATATTCAAACTCATAG CAGGGAAGCTGAACCTTCAGACCAGTTGGCAGTTCCTTCCACTGTTCCGGATGTTGGGGATATGAAaaagtcaaaaaagaaaaagaagggaaaggaaaaagaaaccAAGAGTTCTAGTAATGAACATTCCACCGATCTAGATAATGCTGCACAAGATGAGCCAAAAATGAACATGGACGAGGATCTTCTGACAGGAAATGAACAGAACCAGCAGCAACCTGATGATAA GAAAGCTGAAACCACGGATAAAACACTACCTTCTTCACAGGTTGGTCAAGGACAGGATGAAAAAccaaagagaaaaaggaaggagCGGTCAAAGGAGAAGACACTTTTTGCTGCTGATGATGCTTGTATTAGCAATGTTGTTAACCTGCCTCAGGGAAATGAACACAGTAATCAGGACACAGTTAATGG CAGGGATGTTAAGATTTCAGACAGTGTTGCATTGCCTTCGTCTGAAACAGATtctcaaaagaaaacaaagaggagaaagaaagaacaaataaaCAAAGCTTCACATACTGAAGGTGACAATGGAAATGGAGAAGGTATCATTCAAGATTACAAAGCCGACAAAGAGACAGCAGAATCCGATGGTCTGACTGATAAGTTTTCTGAAAAGAAAGAGCAACATCCGAAGCTAACAATTGAAAA TAGTGTGGACAACGGTGCTCAAGACAATCCTGATGGAAATCAATCCGAAGATAAGAAAgttaagaaaaagaagaagaaaagtaaaAGTCAGGGCAGTGAAGTCGTAAATTCTGATGTGCCTGTATCGGCTGAACAAAGTAGCGAGATGATGAAAGAGGATGGAAATAATGTGGAGGATACAAAGCCTTCCCAAGTTAGAACATTGTCAAATGGACTAGTTATTCAAGAGCTTGAGACAGGGAAAGAAAATGGGAAAATTGCTGCTATAGGGAAAAAG ATCAGCATCAATTACACTGGCaagttgaaggaaaatgggGTGGTGGTTGAATCTAATGCTGGCGAAGCTCCTTTCAAATTTCGCCTTG GTAAAGGAGAAGTTATTGAGGGTTGGGATATTGGTCTTGAAG GCATGCGAGTTGGAGAAAAGAGAAGACTTGTTGTTCCACCATCAATGAC GTCTAAGAAGGATGGTGAAAGTGAAAACATACCACCAAATTCATGGTTGGTTTATGACTTCGAACTTGTTAAAGTTCATTGA
- the LOC11433395 gene encoding peptidyl-prolyl cis-trans isomerase FKBP43 isoform X1: MAFWGVEIKPGKPFTHTYDSSKGRLHISMATLGHGTAITKSVLQCNVGNRSPVYLCSLYPGNTESLQLNLELEEDGNVILSVLGPRSIHLCGYYLARGRYGNTMDESESYGEDIANTETEKSDRSDEDDYDDSFINDDGDLAVFSASPISHEEDAEEASSDSGRKSAKGSRRRLRKKYQLVESDDDGGLGKKIFNDFQEIDDEDSLPISSLCKKNKSFVRVLDQEMEDCFDKEAIDAGKKDSEDHENSIIETKLKTDNAFTESQIHSREAEPSDQLAVPSTVPDVGDNKKSKKKKKGKEKETSTELDNAAQDEPKMNTAQDLLDQEMHDNIDKETVDAGKKDGEDHENSATETNLATDNAVADSQTYSREAGPSDHLVDPCTVPDVGDIKKSKKKKKGKEKETKSSSNGDSTELDNAEQDEPKMNMAQDLLDQEIVDNVDKEAVDDGKKDGEDRENITIETKLKTDNVVADIQTHSREAEPSDQLAVPSTVPDVGDMKKSKKKKKGKEKETKSSSNEHSTDLDNAAQDEPKMNMDEDLLTGNEQNQQQPDDKKAETTDKTLPSSQVGQGQDEKPKRKRKERSKEKTLFAADDACISNVVNLPQGNEHSNQDTVNGRDVKISDSVALPSSETDSQKKTKRRKKEQINKASHTEGDNGNGEGIIQDYKADKETAESDGLTDKFSEKKEQHPKLTIENSVDNGAQDNPDGNQSEDKKVKKKKKKSKSQGSEVVNSDVPVSAEQSSEMMKEDGNNVEDTKPSQVRTLSNGLVIQELETGKENGKIAAIGKKISINYTGKLKENGVVVESNAGEAPFKFRLGKGEVIEGWDIGLEGMRVGEKRRLVVPPSMTSKKDGESENIPPNSWLVYDFELVKVH; encoded by the exons ATGGCTTTTTGGG GTGTTGAAATCAAACCTGGAAAACCTTTCACTCACACTTATGATTCTTCCAAAGGTCGCCTCCACATTTCAATG GCCACTTTGGGACATGGCACTGCAATTACGAAAAGCGTACTGCAATGTAATGTGGGAAACAGAAGTCCTGTTTATCTGTGCTCTCTTTATCCTGGAAACACTGAGTCCTTGCAATTGAATTTGGAGCTTGAGGAAGATGGTAATGTTATTCTTTCCGTCCTTGGCCCTCGGAGTATTCATCTCTGCGGTTATTATCTTGCCCGTGGCCGCTATGGCAATACTATGGATGAATC GGAATCATATGGAGAAGATATAGCCAATACAGAAACAGAGAAGTCTGATCGCAGTGATGAAGACGACTACGATGATAGTTTTATTAACGATGACGGTGATCTAGCTGTTTTCTCAGCATCTCCTATTTCCCATGAAG AGGATGCAGAGGAAGCATCTTCTGATAGCGGACGAAAAAGTGCGAAAGGCAGCAGAAGACGGCTGAGGAAGAAGTACCAGTTGGTAGAGTCGGATGATGATGGCGGTCTTGGAAAGAAAATTTTCAATGATTTTCAGgaaattgatgatgaagataGTCTACCAATTTCTTCTCTTTGCAAGAAGAATAAATCCTTTGTAAGGGTCTTGGATCAGGAAATGGAAGATTGTTTTGACAAAGAAGCAATTGATGCTGGCAAAAAAGACAGTGAAGACCATGAGAACAGTATTATTGAAACAAAACTGAAAACTGACAATGCTTTCACTGAGAGTCAGATTCATAG CAGGGAAGCTGAACCTTCAGATCAGTTGGCAGTTCCTTCCACTGTTCCGGATGTTGGGGAtaataaaaagtcaaaaaagaaaaagaagggaaaggaaaaagaaaccTCCACTGAACTAGATAATGCTGCACAAGATGAGCCAAAAATGAACACGGCCCAGGATCTCTTGGATCAGGAAATGCATGATAATATTGACAAAGAAACAGTTGATGCTGGCAAAAAAGACGGCGAAGACCATGAAAATAGTGCTACTGAAACAAATTTGGCAACTGACAATGCTGTTGCAGATAGTCAGACTTACAG CAGGGAAGCTGGACCTTCTGATCACTTGGTTGATCCTTGCACTGTTCCGGATGTTGGAGAtattaaaaagtcaaaaaagaaaaagaagggaaaggaaaaagaaaccAAGAGTTCTAGTAATGGCGATTCCACCGAACTAGATAATGCTGAGCAAGATGAGCCAAAAATGAACATGGCCCAGGATCTCTTGGATCAGGAAATAGTTGATAATGTTGACAAAGAAGCAGTTGATGATGGCAAAAAAGACGGTGAAGACCGTGAGAATATTACtattgaaacaaaattgaaaactgACAATGTTGTCGCAGATATTCAAACTCATAG CAGGGAAGCTGAACCTTCAGACCAGTTGGCAGTTCCTTCCACTGTTCCGGATGTTGGGGATATGAAaaagtcaaaaaagaaaaagaagggaaaggaaaaagaaaccAAGAGTTCTAGTAATGAACATTCCACCGATCTAGATAATGCTGCACAAGATGAGCCAAAAATGAACATGGACGAGGATCTTCTGACAGGAAATGAACAGAACCAGCAGCAACCTGATGATAA GAAAGCTGAAACCACGGATAAAACACTACCTTCTTCACAGGTTGGTCAAGGACAGGATGAAAAAccaaagagaaaaaggaaggagCGGTCAAAGGAGAAGACACTTTTTGCTGCTGATGATGCTTGTATTAGCAATGTTGTTAACCTGCCTCAGGGAAATGAACACAGTAATCAGGACACAGTTAATGG CAGGGATGTTAAGATTTCAGACAGTGTTGCATTGCCTTCGTCTGAAACAGATtctcaaaagaaaacaaagaggagaaagaaagaacaaataaaCAAAGCTTCACATACTGAAGGTGACAATGGAAATGGAGAAGGTATCATTCAAGATTACAAAGCCGACAAAGAGACAGCAGAATCCGATGGTCTGACTGATAAGTTTTCTGAAAAGAAAGAGCAACATCCGAAGCTAACAATTGAAAA TAGTGTGGACAACGGTGCTCAAGACAATCCTGATGGAAATCAATCCGAAGATAAGAAAgttaagaaaaagaagaagaaaagtaaaAGTCAGGGCAGTGAAGTCGTAAATTCTGATGTGCCTGTATCGGCTGAACAAAGTAGCGAGATGATGAAAGAGGATGGAAATAATGTGGAGGATACAAAGCCTTCCCAAGTTAGAACATTGTCAAATGGACTAGTTATTCAAGAGCTTGAGACAGGGAAAGAAAATGGGAAAATTGCTGCTATAGGGAAAAAG ATCAGCATCAATTACACTGGCaagttgaaggaaaatgggGTGGTGGTTGAATCTAATGCTGGCGAAGCTCCTTTCAAATTTCGCCTTG GTAAAGGAGAAGTTATTGAGGGTTGGGATATTGGTCTTGAAG GCATGCGAGTTGGAGAAAAGAGAAGACTTGTTGTTCCACCATCAATGAC GTCTAAGAAGGATGGTGAAAGTGAAAACATACCACCAAATTCATGGTTGGTTTATGACTTCGAACTTGTTAAAGTTCATTGA
- the LOC11433395 gene encoding peptidyl-prolyl cis-trans isomerase FKBP43 isoform X6 — MAFWGVEIKPGKPFTHTYDSSKGRLHISMATLGHGTAITKSVLQCNVGNRSPVYLCSLYPGNTESLQLNLELEEDGNVILSVLGPRSIHLCGYYLARGRYGNTMDESESYGEDIANTETEKSDRSDEDDYDDSFINDDGDLAVFSASPISHEEDAEEASSDSGRKSAKGSRRRLRKKYQLVESDDDGGLGKKIFNDFQEIDDEDSLPISSLCKKNKSFVRVLDQEMEDCFDKEAIDAGKKDSEDHENSIIETKLKTDNAFTESQIHSREAEPSDQLAVPSTVPDVGDNKKSKKKKKGKEKETSTELDNAAQDEPKMNTAQDLLDQEMHDNIDKETVDAGKKDGEDHENSATETNLATDNAVADSQTYSREAGPSDHLVDPCTVPDVGDIKKSKKKKKGKEKETKSSSNGDSTELDNAEQDEPKMNMAQDLLDQEIVDNVDKEAVDDGKKDGEDRENITIETKLKTDNVVADIQTHSREAEPSDQLAVPSTVPDVGDMKKSKKKKKGKEKETKSSSNEHSTDLDNAAQDEPKMNMDEDLLTGNEQNQQQPDDKKAETTDKTLPSSQVGQGQDEKPKRKRKERSKEKTLFAADDACISNVVNLPQGNEHSNQDTVNGRDVKISDSVALPSSETDSQKKTKRRKKEQINKASHTEGDNGNGEGIIQDYKADKETAESDGLTDKFSEKKEQHPKLTIENVDNGAQDNPDGNQSEDKKVKKKKKKSKSQGSEVVNSDVPVSAEQSSEMMKEDGNNVEDTKPSQVRTLSNGLVIQELETGKENGKIAAIGKKISINYTGKLKENGVVVESNAGEAPFKFRLGKGEVIEGWDIGLEGMRVGEKRRLVVPPSMTSKKDGESENIPPNSWLVYDFELVKVH; from the exons ATGGCTTTTTGGG GTGTTGAAATCAAACCTGGAAAACCTTTCACTCACACTTATGATTCTTCCAAAGGTCGCCTCCACATTTCAATG GCCACTTTGGGACATGGCACTGCAATTACGAAAAGCGTACTGCAATGTAATGTGGGAAACAGAAGTCCTGTTTATCTGTGCTCTCTTTATCCTGGAAACACTGAGTCCTTGCAATTGAATTTGGAGCTTGAGGAAGATGGTAATGTTATTCTTTCCGTCCTTGGCCCTCGGAGTATTCATCTCTGCGGTTATTATCTTGCCCGTGGCCGCTATGGCAATACTATGGATGAATC GGAATCATATGGAGAAGATATAGCCAATACAGAAACAGAGAAGTCTGATCGCAGTGATGAAGACGACTACGATGATAGTTTTATTAACGATGACGGTGATCTAGCTGTTTTCTCAGCATCTCCTATTTCCCATGAAG AGGATGCAGAGGAAGCATCTTCTGATAGCGGACGAAAAAGTGCGAAAGGCAGCAGAAGACGGCTGAGGAAGAAGTACCAGTTGGTAGAGTCGGATGATGATGGCGGTCTTGGAAAGAAAATTTTCAATGATTTTCAGgaaattgatgatgaagataGTCTACCAATTTCTTCTCTTTGCAAGAAGAATAAATCCTTTGTAAGGGTCTTGGATCAGGAAATGGAAGATTGTTTTGACAAAGAAGCAATTGATGCTGGCAAAAAAGACAGTGAAGACCATGAGAACAGTATTATTGAAACAAAACTGAAAACTGACAATGCTTTCACTGAGAGTCAGATTCATAG CAGGGAAGCTGAACCTTCAGATCAGTTGGCAGTTCCTTCCACTGTTCCGGATGTTGGGGAtaataaaaagtcaaaaaagaaaaagaagggaaaggaaaaagaaaccTCCACTGAACTAGATAATGCTGCACAAGATGAGCCAAAAATGAACACGGCCCAGGATCTCTTGGATCAGGAAATGCATGATAATATTGACAAAGAAACAGTTGATGCTGGCAAAAAAGACGGCGAAGACCATGAAAATAGTGCTACTGAAACAAATTTGGCAACTGACAATGCTGTTGCAGATAGTCAGACTTACAG CAGGGAAGCTGGACCTTCTGATCACTTGGTTGATCCTTGCACTGTTCCGGATGTTGGAGAtattaaaaagtcaaaaaagaaaaagaagggaaaggaaaaagaaaccAAGAGTTCTAGTAATGGCGATTCCACCGAACTAGATAATGCTGAGCAAGATGAGCCAAAAATGAACATGGCCCAGGATCTCTTGGATCAGGAAATAGTTGATAATGTTGACAAAGAAGCAGTTGATGATGGCAAAAAAGACGGTGAAGACCGTGAGAATATTACtattgaaacaaaattgaaaactgACAATGTTGTCGCAGATATTCAAACTCATAG CAGGGAAGCTGAACCTTCAGACCAGTTGGCAGTTCCTTCCACTGTTCCGGATGTTGGGGATATGAAaaagtcaaaaaagaaaaagaagggaaaggaaaaagaaaccAAGAGTTCTAGTAATGAACATTCCACCGATCTAGATAATGCTGCACAAGATGAGCCAAAAATGAACATGGACGAGGATCTTCTGACAGGAAATGAACAGAACCAGCAGCAACCTGATGATAA GAAAGCTGAAACCACGGATAAAACACTACCTTCTTCACAGGTTGGTCAAGGACAGGATGAAAAAccaaagagaaaaaggaaggagCGGTCAAAGGAGAAGACACTTTTTGCTGCTGATGATGCTTGTATTAGCAATGTTGTTAACCTGCCTCAGGGAAATGAACACAGTAATCAGGACACAGTTAATGG CAGGGATGTTAAGATTTCAGACAGTGTTGCATTGCCTTCGTCTGAAACAGATtctcaaaagaaaacaaagaggagaaagaaagaacaaataaaCAAAGCTTCACATACTGAAGGTGACAATGGAAATGGAGAAGGTATCATTCAAGATTACAAAGCCGACAAAGAGACAGCAGAATCCGATGGTCTGACTGATAAGTTTTCTGAAAAGAAAGAGCAACATCCGAAGCTAACAATTGAAAA TGTGGACAACGGTGCTCAAGACAATCCTGATGGAAATCAATCCGAAGATAAGAAAgttaagaaaaagaagaagaaaagtaaaAGTCAGGGCAGTGAAGTCGTAAATTCTGATGTGCCTGTATCGGCTGAACAAAGTAGCGAGATGATGAAAGAGGATGGAAATAATGTGGAGGATACAAAGCCTTCCCAAGTTAGAACATTGTCAAATGGACTAGTTATTCAAGAGCTTGAGACAGGGAAAGAAAATGGGAAAATTGCTGCTATAGGGAAAAAG ATCAGCATCAATTACACTGGCaagttgaaggaaaatgggGTGGTGGTTGAATCTAATGCTGGCGAAGCTCCTTTCAAATTTCGCCTTG GTAAAGGAGAAGTTATTGAGGGTTGGGATATTGGTCTTGAAG GCATGCGAGTTGGAGAAAAGAGAAGACTTGTTGTTCCACCATCAATGAC GTCTAAGAAGGATGGTGAAAGTGAAAACATACCACCAAATTCATGGTTGGTTTATGACTTCGAACTTGTTAAAGTTCATTGA